Proteins encoded together in one Equus asinus isolate D_3611 breed Donkey chromosome 12, EquAss-T2T_v2, whole genome shotgun sequence window:
- the MOS gene encoding proto-oncogene serine/threonine-protein kinase mos, protein MPSPLPRPPYLPGEFSPSVDSRPCSSPSQLPGKAGKLSLGGTPPRAPRLPRRLAWCSIDWEQVCFLQRLGAGGFGSVYKATYHGVPVAIKQVNKRTKNRLASQRSFWAELNIARLRHDNIVQVVAASTRTPAGFESLGTIIMEFGGNVTLHQVIYGATSCPEEEEAQPRCCAGEQLNLGKCLKYSLDVVNGLIFLHSQSIVHLDLKPANILISEQDVCKIGDFGCSEKLEDVPCCQTAPYHLGGTYTHRAPELLRGETLTPKADIYSFAITLWQMTTKEMPYSGERQYVLYAVVAYNLRPSLSAAVFTDSILGRRLGRMIQGCWRASASQRPSAELLLGDLNTLKGEFASL, encoded by the coding sequence ATGCCCTCGCCTCTTCCGCGACCCCCTTACCTCCCGGGCGAGTTTTCTCCCTCGGTGGACTCGCGGCCCTGCagcagcccctcccagctgccGGGGAAGGCGGGCAAGCTCTCCCTGGGCGGCACCCCGCCCAGGGCCCCACGGCTGCCACGCCGGCTGGCCTGGTGCTCCATTGACTGGGAACAGGTGTGCTTCCTGCAGAGGCTGGGAGCTGGCGGGTTTGGCTCCGTGTACAAGGCAACTTATCATGGGGTGCCGGTGGCCATAAAGCAAGTGAACAAGCGCACCAAGAACCGACTGGCATCCCAGCGCAGTTTCTGGGCTGAGCTCAACATAGCAAGGCTTCGCCATGACAACATCGTGCAGGTTGTGGCTGCCAGCACGCGCACCCCTGCGGGTTTTGAAAGTCTAGGCACCATAATCATGGAGTTTGGTGGCAATGTCACTTTACACCAAGTCATATACGGTGCTACGAGCTGCCCTGAGGAAGAGGAGGCCCAGCCTCGCTGCTGTGCCGGAGAGCAGTTAAATTTGGGAAAGTGTCTGAAGTATTCCCTAGATGTCGTGAACGGCCTGATTTTCCTCCACTCACAAAGCATTGTGCACTTGGACCTGAAGCCAGCTAACATTCTGATCAGCGAGCAGGATGTCTGCAAAATTGGTGACTTTGGTTGCTCCGAGAAGCTGGAAGATGTGCCCTGCTGCCAGACTGCTCCTTACCACCTGGGCGGCACATACACCCACCGAGCCCCAGAGCTTCTGAGAGGAGAAACCCTAACGCCCAAAGCGGACATCTATTCTTTTGCCATCACCCTCTGGCAGATGACGACCAAGGAGATGCCTTACTCAGGGGAGCGTCAGTACGTGCTGTATGCTGTAGTGGCCTATAATCTGCGGCCGTCTCTCTCGGCAGCTGTCTTCACGGACTCCATCCTTGGGAGAAGACTTGGGAGGATGATCCAGGGCTGCTGGAGGGCCAGTGCTTCTCAGCGGCCAAGCGCAGAGCTTCTCCTGGGTGATCTTAACACTTTAAAAGGTGAATTTGCCTCACTCTAA